In Phycisphaerae bacterium, the sequence TTTCAACCAGGTACGCCAGCAGCATGCCGGCCTCGGCCGCGACAACGGGGTCCGTCGCAATCGCGCGGCGGGCCAGTTCCACGGCCTCGTCCAGCCGGCCCAGGGCGCGCCGGTTGCGCGCCAGGTCCAGCAGGTAACGGCCGCCCGGGGGCGTCTGCGCGCTGGAGCGCGCATGCAGGGCGGCCGCGTAGTCATAGAAGCGCGTCGCGTCCGCCGGCAACCCGTGCTCGTCCAGCAATTGCCCCACCTGCCAGGCGACGTTCAGCTCGGCCGGATGCGCTGCCAGCAACCGCAACAACGCCTTCAGGCGCGCCACGGCCGGTGCCTCGTCTCCCAGCGCGTGCAGCGCGAGGGCCGCCGCCGCCACACAGGTCGGTTCCAGCTCGAACGCCCGGTCGAGGTGCCGCTGCGCCGCCGCAAGGTCCACGCGTTCCAGCTCCAGGCGGGCCAGCTCGACGTGCACCATGGCCTGCAGCGCCGGCGGGCGGGGCGTCTGCAGCACGGCCTGCAGCCACTCCGCGCGAGCTTCCGCCGTCTGACACACCCGCGCCCCCGCCGCCAGCCACAGGGCGAACGCGTTCTGGTTGGTCGGGTCGGCGTTGAGCAGGCCGGTCAGCGCCTGTCCGGCGGCCGCCTGGTCACCGGCGAGCGTCGCCAGCTCGTACAGCCACACGTAGGCGTCGGTCAGTTGCGGATCCAACCGCAGCGCGGCCCGCAGCAGTGTGCGGACAGTCTGCACGTCGGCCTCGGTCTGTTGTCCGCGGCGGACAAGAGCATGATCGCGTGCCAGATCGACCAGCAGCTCCGCCGTGGTCAGAGGTTGATTGCGCCCGGCCGCCCAGATTCCCGGAACCGCCCCCAGCAGCATCGCCACGACGACCGCCCGCGCTCGCATTGCACTCGGCATCAGCAGCTCCCAGCCTCGGGTTCACAGGCTGCACATGATACCCCCGCCCGGCCGAAATGCAGGCCCCGTCCGCGCAAAGTTGCCCGAATATCCGGCGCCGGCGCGGCCCTACCCTTCGGCCGGCTCCAGCACGGCCCGCATGGCTCCCTGGCAGCGTTCGATGCGCCAGTCCGCGCCAAAGGCATGAATCTGCTGCTGCTTGAACTCCGCCCGCTCGAACACGGTGGTTTCGACGATCACCCGCCCGGTGTTGTCCACCTCGCAGGCCATCTTGTACGCCGTCTCCAGCGAATGCCCGAAGAGCTTCGCGAGCATTTCGATCACGTAAGCGTAGGTGTGGTCGTCATCGTCGAGCAGGATCACGTGCCAGAGCGGTGCCGTGCGCGGCTTGGGCCGGGCACTCTGGACCTGCGCACCGGCTTGCTGACCTGTCGCCATGGTCATCACTCCAGTCCCGCATGACCAGCACATCATGCGGCCACGGTCACTCCGGCCGGCCGCCGCCCCCGCGCCACACTATTGTACCTGCCACCCGGCACGCGCCGCCAGTTTCTGCTACAATCTGGGGCTGTCTGCCGTCACCGCATGGAGCCAACGATGACCCCCGGGCAGCCCCCCGACAGCAGTCCCAGCCCGTTCAGTCCGGTGGACGAGATTCTCGCCGAGCTGCGCCGCGGGAACATGATCGTGCTCGTCGACGACGAGGAACGCGAGAACGAAGGTGACCTGATCTGCCCCGCGCAGGCCGTGACGCCCGACAAGGTCAACTTCATGCTCCGCTACGGGCGCGGCACGCTCTGCGTCGCGCTGACCCAGGCGCGCTGCAAGCGGCTGCAACTCGCCCCGCAGGTCTCCGACAACACCACCCGCTTCGGCACCAACTTCACGGTGACCGTCGACGCTGGCCCACACCTGGGCACGACGACCGGCGTGTCGGCCTTCGACCGCGCCACGACCATCCGCCACCTGATCGCCGAGGAGGCGGTCCCCGAGGACTTCGTGCGCCCCGGGCACGTCAATCCGCTGATTGCCCGCGACGGCGGCGTGCTGGTGCGCGGCGGACAGACGGAGGGCTCCGTTGACCTGTGCCGGCTGGCGGGGCTGCTGCCCGGCGCGGCGCTCATCGAGGTCCTCAACGACGACGGGACAATGGCACGCGTGCCGCAGCTCGTCGAGTTCTGCCGCCGGCACAAACTGAAGATGTGCACGAATGCCGCGCTGATCGAGTACCGGCTGCAACGCGAGCGGCTGGTCGAGCGCGTCGAGAGCGTCCCGCTCAAGAACGAGTTCGGCGACTGGCTGCTGATCGCGTATCGCGCCCGCACGGACCCGCACACGCACGTGGCTCTGTGTCGCGGCGGCGTCGGCGAGCTGGATGCGACGGGCGCGGTGAAGCCGATCAACGAACCGGTGCTGGTGCGGGTGCACTCCGAGTGCCTGACCGGCGACGTGTTCGGGTCGGCGCGGTGCGAGTGCGGACAGCAGCTCTACGCGGCGATGGGCGCGATTGCCCACGAGGGGCGCGGGGCGCTGGTGTATCTCCGCCAGGAGGGGCGCGGCATCGGGCTGGAGAACAAGCTCCACGCCTATCGCCTGCAGGACGAGGGTCTCGACACGGTGGAGGCGAACCAGGCACTGGGGTTCCGCGTGGATCACCGCGACTACGGCATCGGCGCCCAGATCCTGCGTGACATCGGGCTGCAGCGGATCCGCATCCTGACGAACAACCCCAAGAAGGTGAGCCGCCTGACGGTCTACGGCCTGGAGATCGTCGAGCAACTGCCGCTCGAGATCACGCCGACGGAGCACAATCGCCGCTACCTGGAGGCGAAGAAGTACAAGCTCGGGCACCAGCTCCGCAACGTCTGAGCCGACCTCTTCCGACCGACGGCGTTCGATCACGCAACCGGATCAACCACCGCTCAGTAGCGTCACGAACGGATTGATATCGCCGAAGCCGACGATGCCATCCGCGTTGATGTCCGCGGCGATGTAGGGGTTCACCTCGGGGTACGCGGCGACGAAGGCCGCCAGATTGCTCAGCGCCAGCACGAACGGATTGATGTCGCCGAAGCTCACGCCGCCGTCGCCGTTCAGATCGCCGCGGATCGCAGGGAACCCCAGCGAACCGTGGGCCTCGAGCTCCATGATCGTCGTGAAATGCAGGTCGCCGCCGGCCTCGCCGCGGATACGCACCGCGTCACACCACTGCGGGGCAAGATCGAAGCTGATGATCTGGTAGGGCACATATCGATCGAGAGGCTCGCTCTGGCTGGATTGCGGCGCCGGAAACCACGCCCCGCCGCGCCGCACCTCGACGCCCAGGTCAAGGAAGAAGCCGCCGTCGCGGCGGGCCGTGAACGGATTGTCATTGACCTGCGCGGGCACCAGGTCGCCCTCGTGGAACACGACCCGGTCCGCGCGGACCATGCACGGGAACTCCAACTGGTAGAAGTCCCCGCCGGGCGGCTGGTTCGGATCGTTGTCGCGCGTCCAGTACGGGCGATGACCGTTGTAGCGCGGGTCGGTGATGCCGTCGGCGATGCCGGCGAGGTTGTAGCGGTCGTGCGCGGGATTGACGTAGATCACGCTCGCCGACATGGTAACGACTTCGCCCGCCGCGCGGAGCGCACCCACGAGGCCCGCGGCGTCGTTGGGATCGGGCATTTCGGGTTCGGGCATGACCGGATCCGCGTCCGGCAAGTGGTACACGCGCTGGCCGGCGTCGTCGCTGATCGTACCACCGGCCGCGAGAATCACCTGCTCCGCGAGGGTCTGCCAGCGCGTGCAGATGGCAAGAATCGAATCATCCTGCGGCGGCGGTCCGGGCGCGGGCAGGTCGGGGCGGGTCAGGTTGCGGTACACGTCGCCGCACTGCGCGGTCAATTCCACGGGCAGACCGCTGTAGCCGGAGATCAAGCCCAGCAAGCCGCCGGCGGTCGCCGGGTTGCAGTCCGAGTCCCAGCCGGCGAGGATCGCGATCTGAACGGTCTGCTCGAAGTCGCCGTCGCCGTAGAGCAACGCCAGCGTGGTCGCGCCGATGTTGATCGTCGATTCGACCCATGAGAAATGCCGGCCGAACGCGTGGGTCCCGACGTAGTTGTCATATAACAGCCAGCGCGTCGCGCGCCAGTCCGGCTGCCCGTCGAGCAGATCCTGGGCGTGCCACGCCACCATATCCCGGATCACAGCGGCGGTCCGCGAACTCTGCGGAATCGCCGCCAGCCCCAGTTGCACCAGCGTGGGCACGTCGCTCTCGAACGACGCGGCCGCGTACATCGCGGCGTAGTACTGCGCGCCATGCAGGGCA encodes:
- the ribA gene encoding GTP cyclohydrolase II, with product MTPGQPPDSSPSPFSPVDEILAELRRGNMIVLVDDEERENEGDLICPAQAVTPDKVNFMLRYGRGTLCVALTQARCKRLQLAPQVSDNTTRFGTNFTVTVDAGPHLGTTTGVSAFDRATTIRHLIAEEAVPEDFVRPGHVNPLIARDGGVLVRGGQTEGSVDLCRLAGLLPGAALIEVLNDDGTMARVPQLVEFCRRHKLKMCTNAALIEYRLQRERLVERVESVPLKNEFGDWLLIAYRARTDPHTHVALCRGGVGELDATGAVKPINEPVLVRVHSECLTGDVFGSARCECGQQLYAAMGAIAHEGRGALVYLRQEGRGIGLENKLHAYRLQDEGLDTVEANQALGFRVDHRDYGIGAQILRDIGLQRIRILTNNPKKVSRLTVYGLEIVEQLPLEITPTEHNRRYLEAKKYKLGHQLRNV
- a CDS encoding ADP-ribosylglycohydrolase family protein — translated: MRAERTIAADVYFDKLHGMWLGQLIGNMAGRPTEGVYSGAEPNPAESVPWVLMAEWPADDDTDLEYLAQHIFLAHGLDPTGAELRDEWLAHVPISSVYVANRQARYLMNAGFIPPLTGSYQHNTCWHTIDAQITTESLGAIAPGLRQPAITLAGSLARITNEGLALHGAQYYAAMYAAASFESDVPTLVQLGLAAIPQSSRTAAVIRDMVAWHAQDLLDGQPDWRATRWLLYDNYVGTHAFGRHFSWVESTINIGATTLALLYGDGDFEQTVQIAILAGWDSDCNPATAGGLLGLISGYSGLPVELTAQCGDVYRNLTRPDLPAPGPPPQDDSILAICTRWQTLAEQVILAAGGTISDDAGQRVYHLPDADPVMPEPEMPDPNDAAGLVGALRAAGEVVTMSASVIYVNPAHDRYNLAGIADGITDPRYNGHRPYWTRDNDPNQPPGGDFYQLEFPCMVRADRVVFHEGDLVPAQVNDNPFTARRDGGFFLDLGVEVRRGGAWFPAPQSSQSEPLDRYVPYQIISFDLAPQWCDAVRIRGEAGGDLHFTTIMELEAHGSLGFPAIRGDLNGDGGVSFGDINPFVLALSNLAAFVAAYPEVNPYIAADINADGIVGFGDINPFVTLLSGG
- a CDS encoding ATP-dependent Clp protease adaptor ClpS; amino-acid sequence: MATGQQAGAQVQSARPKPRTAPLWHVILLDDDDHTYAYVIEMLAKLFGHSLETAYKMACEVDNTGRVIVETTVFERAEFKQQQIHAFGADWRIERCQGAMRAVLEPAEG